From Oncorhynchus mykiss isolate Arlee chromosome 6, USDA_OmykA_1.1, whole genome shotgun sequence, the proteins below share one genomic window:
- the LOC110526286 gene encoding carbonic anhydrase 7, with translation MTGHHWGYGEQDGPDAWHKDYPIAQGNRQSPIDIVPEDTVYDASLPPIFVSYDHCNSINICNNGHSVTVEFDDTDDKTVLRAGPLDNAYRLKQFHFHWGGKGSHGSEHTVAGKTYASELHLVHWNADKYKTFGEAAAAPDGLAVLGIFLEIGDEHRGLHKLTDALYMVKFKGSVADFKGFNPKCLLPNSLHFWTYPGSLTTPPLHESVTWIVLKEPIIVSEKQMGKFRMLLFNGEEEEDRKRMENNFRPPQPLKGRKVLASFD, from the exons ATGACAGGGCATCACTGGGGATACGGAGAGCAGGATG GTCCAGATGCATGGCACAAAGACTACCCCATCGCCCAGGGCAATCGCCAGTCTCCCATAGACATAGTTCCTGAGGACACTGTATACGATGCCAGCCTGCCTCCCATATTCGTCTCCTACGACCACTGCAACTCAATCAACATCTGCAACAACGGCCACTCTGTGACCGTAGAGTTTGATGACACCGATGACAAAACAG TACTCAGGGCAGGCCCCCTTGACAACGCCTACCGGCTGAAACAGTTCCACTTCCACTGGGGCGGGAAGGGCAGCCATGGCTCAGAGCACACTGTCGCAGGGAAGACCTACGCTTCAGAG CTACATCTGGTGCACTGGAACGCAGACAAGTACAAGACATTTGGGGAGGCAGCGGCAGCCCCCGATGGCCTGGCTGTCCTTGGCATCTTTTTAGAG ATCGGAGATGAACACAGAGGTTTACACAAGCTAACAGATGCTTTATACATGGTGAAGTTTAAG GGAAGCGTTGCAGATTTCAAAGGTTTCAATCCAAAGTGCCTCCTACCTAACAGCCTCCACTTCTGGACATACCCGGGTTCCCTGACCACTCCCCCTCTTCACGAGAGTGTCACCTGGATCGTTCTGAAGGAGCCAATCATAGTCTCAGAGAAACAG ATGGGAAAGTTCAGGATGCTGCTCTTCAacggagaagaggaagaggacaggaAACGCATGGAGAACAACTTCCGACCCCCTCAACCCCTGAAAGGCCGGAAGGTGCTAGCATCCTT